CCAGGCTAGCACCTGTTCCAGCAGCAGTGTGACGAAGAACATGCGCTCCGCGTCAGGCAGGTGGGCGATGTAGAAGATGCTGACGCGAGGCCGTCCATCCGACGTGTATAGGAGGGTACCGACGTCTAGCGGCTCTCCCTCCAGCCAGGCCTGAAACGCCGGGGCGGCGATCATGGCGTTCAACGCCATGGCCAGCTCGAATCGCTCCTTTTGGGGGTAAAATGTGTCCACATCGAAGACGCCCAGCTGGCGGACGGGAGGCTCCTGGATCTGCCGGATGATCTGAGGGATATCGAGATCCTCCCCCTGGCGCCAGGCGTGCTCGAAGATGTGGGCCAGCAGGATGTGCTCCCGGCTGCGCATGGGGTCCGCCTCGACGCCCACCAGGCCCAGGAGCGCCGAGACGGTGGTGCTGATCTTCTCTCGCAGCTCCTCCTCATAATCCTCCCAGGGGAGGTTCGGGGCCTTCAGCGTGTGCAGGATGCTGATGGGCACGCCAGCCTCGGAGCCGGGCGTGTAGATGGTGAACTCCGCCGCCTCGCGCAGCCGTCGGATGCGGTCCGGCCCCTGGCCCCATTTGGCCAGGCCCTCTCGCCATAGTCGTGCCTGTTGCTCGGCAAAGGCGTCCAGATCCAGCCCCTTGCGGCGGGCGTCGTCCGGGTTCACCCAGGGGCGGAAGTCCTCGGGCCTCAGATCAGGGAACGTGAGCAGCAGGTTCGTGATATCCCCTTTGGGATCGATGAGGAGGGAGGGGATGCCCTCCAGGGTTGCCTCTTCGATCAGATCGATGCAGAGCCCGGTCTTCCCGCTGCCCGTCATGCCCACGCATACGGCGTGCGTGGTGAGGTCCCGGGCGTCGTACAGCAGGGGGGTGTCCGTGGTCTCCCCGCTCTTTGGATCTACCAGCCGCCCCAGGTAGAAGGTTCCTGGCTTCTCGATGTCGGGCATGAAAATGGTCTCCTCTTGGGTTGAAAGGACGCTTGTGATCCTTCTTGGAGCGATTGTAGCAGACATAATCGGAAACGGCAAGCGTTATTTTGCGGGGGAAGCCCCCTCAATCGAACCGCATGAAGCGGATGACGGTCTCCAGGAATTCCCGGGGCGATGCCCGATAAGGGTGAATCCAGCGTTTGATGGCGTATCCCTTCCACAATTTGTACGCCAGCCAGTACACGGGATTTCGCGGCAGCGCGATCAGGGCTCGGAGCCACGCGGTCAGCCGGGGGAACGCGACGGCCAGTGCGAAGAGCCTGACCAGGTTCTCCGTCATGCGGCGGTGTCGAGGGCTGGGGAAGTGCAGGATGGATCGGTCCCAGGCGGAGGTGCTGATCGCATCGACGCTTTCGTCCAGCAGTCCGGCCTTTCGGGCGAACTCGCCCAGCTCGGTGCGGGGGTACGGCTGGTAGAGGAAGGCGTTGGCGTATTGCGCCCGGCAGGCGATGTTGAGTTCTAGCGTTTTGAAGTCGTCGGCCAGCGTGCCGGTGGGCAGCCCCAGCATGTTGGTGGTGATCAGGGCGATGCCGGCGTCGTGAATCAGATCGGCCGCCCGGATGATCTGATCCCGGGATAGATGTCGCTTCAACACCAGGTTGCGCAACCGATCGTCCCCCGTCTCGATGCCCATGCCCACGCTGACGCATCCTGCGGATTTCAATAGCCGCACCAGATCCTCGTCCACCAGATTCGCCCGCACATTGCAGAAGAAGGGAAGTCCGATCCTGCGGGGATATACCCGGGCGAACTCCTCCAGCCAGTCGCGGGGCACGATGAACAGGTCGTCCAGGAACACGACGAAGGCCAGCGGGTAGCGGGACCGGACCTGGTCGATCTCCTCCAGCACGTGGTCCACGCTTCGCCGGCGGACCCGTCGCCAGGGTGGGCCGTAGATCTCCGTCATGGCCTGGTTGAAGCAGAAAGTGCATTGGTACGGGCAGCCCCGGCTGGCGACGAAATGCTTCAGCCCGCTCTCCCGGGTGAATCGATCCTTGCGGTAGACCAGCTCGCGATCCGGCAGGGGGAGCGCATCCAGATCGCCGATCAGGGGGCGTACAGGGTTGCGATGGATCTGCCCGTTTTGCTTGACCCATAGATTGGGGATGTCGGTGATGGGGGAGCCTCGGGCTAGTGCGTCAGCCAGATCGCATAGGGGGCGCTCGCCCTCGCCTATGCAGAGGATGTCCACGCCATCCTCCTCGATGAACTCCGGGAAGAAGGTGGGATGGGGGCCGCCGAAGACGCTGATGGCGCCCGTGGCCTCCTTCAGCCGGGCGTTCAACGCCAGATATTCCCGCTGGCTGCCGGTGAAGACGCTATAGGCCAGCACGTCAGGCCGGAAGCGGACCGCGGCTTTCACCGGGTCCTCGTGGGAGGCCGCCGTGAGTCCGACCTCATGCCCCGCCGCTTTCAGCACCGCTGCGAGCTGCATGATTCCCTGCGGCTCGTAGTCGATCTTCCTGAGCACGAACAGGATCCGCGTTCCATCGGCCATGGTACCCCTCCCCGTCGTATGCGGCGGAAAAGGTGCCCGAGCTGCGATGGAGGTTTACCGGCGCGTAAGGCACCTTGGGCTCATACACGTCGGTCGCGGGTCGCTTTTATGGCATCTGATCGGGATCCCACACGATCAGGACCCCGAGAAAGTCGGCGGGACGCTTGATGAGCGCCTCGTAGGTGGCCGGGACCTCTTCAGGGCGGATATGGTGCCGGATCAGGCCATCGCTCTGCAGAGATCCGTCGGCCAGCAGGCCCAGGATCAGGTCCTGGTTGCGCTCTCGCGTCCAGGGATCCTGGGATGTGTAGGCGTGTGCGGCGAGCCTCTCATGAGCGCCGATCAGGGTGATCCCTCGGCGGTGCACGGTGCTGTATACGTCGATGTCGGCTTTGCCCCTGGGGCTCCCGAGCAGGACCACGCGCCCTCCCTCGGCCGCCAGTTCCAGCGCCGTGGCGATCACCGTGGGATTCCCTGTCGCCTCGATAACCACCTCGGCCATGCGGCCGCCCGTCATCTCGCTCACGATGGAGTGCGGAGACACCTCGTCGGGATTGATGGCGTGGATACCGTGGTCGCCTGCGATGCGCACCCGGGCGGGGATCGGATCTACCCCGATCACGGGGCGTGCCCCGGACAGACGGCTGAGTTGCGCTGCGAGTTGCCCGATCAGGCCCAGACCCAGGACCACGACTGTCTCCCCCAGAGAGATCCGGGCCTGCCGCACACCCATCAGGCTGATACCACCCAGCCGGGCCAGGGCGCCCTGTGCCATGGATACTCCTAGCGGCAAGGGGCGCACGAGGGTCGTGCGCACATCGCAAAGGGCCCAATCGCCATGCGGTGCAGCGGCCAATACCCGGTCGCCGATCGCCCATCCGGTTACGTCCTCTCCGATGGCCTGGATCGTCCCCGTCAGCGCGTACCCCAGGGGAAGGGGGAGCCTGGGGAATGGAGCGTTGGGCAGCGTGTAGCCGATGTGCGTCCCACTGTAGATGGCAATCTCGGTGCCGGCGCTGATCAGGGAGCACGCCGATCGAATGAGGATCTCATGCGGTCCCGGCCGATCCGGGAGCTCGTAGGTCTCCCATTCGATCTGACGGATGGCCCTACACAGCAAACGCTGGGCTTGCACGTTGGGTTCCTCCGAATTCTTCGCCTTGGGTCATGCCTCTCGCAGCGCTCGGATGACCTGGCTCAACGTGGGGCGCTTGCCGTACATGAGCAGCCCCATGCGGAACATCTTGCTGCCCACCCATAGCACGGCCGGGATCGTCGCGATGAGGATGGCGAGGCTGCCGACGATGTCCACCGTCGGCACCTCCGTCATGGGGAGCCGGATGAGCATCATGGTCGATGCGGTCAGCGGGAACCACGAGAGCACGCGGGCCAGCATCATGTTGGGATCCGAGAACATGAACCCGCTCAGCATCATCGGTATGGCTGCCGTCAGGGAGAAGATCCCGGCCAGCTGCTGGGACTCGTGCATGGTGCTGCCCAGCGATCCGATGGCTCCCAACAGGACGGCGTAGACCAGGAACCCCAGCAGGTAATAGACCAGTCCCAGGATGAAGACCTCCGGCCGGGAGAGCAGGGATACGGCGACGCCGAGCAAGGTCAGGGCGCCTCCGCTGAGCCCTAACGTCAGGGATAGCCATACGATCACCTGGGTCAATCCCAGCGCACCCAGGCCGATCACCTTCCCGGCCAGGAGCTCCCAGGGCGTGACGGAGGATAGCAGGATCTCGATGATCCGATCCGTCTTCTCCTCGGCGATCCCACGCAGGAGGTATCCCGAGGAGACGAAGATGGTCATGACGAGCAGGATGCCGAGGAAGAAGGGGACGATGATGTTCAGCGCCGTACTCAACGGCCCCCCTTGGGGATATCCCTCCTCCGGGTTGATGGTGACGGCCCGGATGGGATCCGCCAGGCGCTCTCGCAGCGTGGGGGAGAGGTCGTCCCGCAGCAGGTGGTCCACGAAGAACTTGCGCACGAGGGTGGAGTCCTCTAGTACGGCGGCGCTGAACCCGCTCCCCTTGCTGTATACCAGCACCTCGCCGCTGGTCATGTAGTCCTTGGGGATGATGAGCAGCGTGGTGACCTTATCGGACAGGACGGCTTGGCGGCCCTCCTCCTCATTTGGGAAGAGGTGGAACCGGTCCTGGTAGGCGGGCAGGATGGGCGTGAAGGCTCCCAGGTGGTCAACCACGCCGATGTTGTCCGGCTCCATGGAGAAGTGCTGCTCGAGGAAGGCGGTCGCGGGCCCGCTGAAGAAGGCGGCGATCACCAGGCCGATGATGCTCAGGACGGGAATCAATATCGTCATGATGATGAAGCCTGGGCGCCGTATGTTCACCAGGTATTCGTGTCGGGCGATGATCCACACCTTATGCATGGCCGCCCTCCTTGACCAGCGCGATGAAGATCTCTTCCAATGGCATCGTGGCGACCTCGAAGGACTCTATGGGGATATCGCGTGCCACCAGCGTTCGGAGCAACTCCTGTGGGGAGATGTCTTCCAGCGTGAGGAGGTAGGTGTTCTCGTGCCTCTCGATGCGTGCAACCCCTGGGAGCGCTCCCAATTCGGCTGGAGTGCGCAGGCGGACCGCGCGGGGAGCGTAGCGGCGTTTGATCTCGGACAGCGATCCGTAGAGCACCGCCTTTCCCCGGTTGATGAGCACGATGCGGTTGCATAGCGCCTCCACCAGGTTCATCTGGTGGGCGCTCAGCACGATCGTCTTGCCCTCCTCTTGTAGCTCCCGGATCAGTTGTTTGATCAACCCGACGTTGACGGGGTCCAGGCCTTGGAATGGCTCATCGAGGATGATCAGGTCAGGATTGTGCGCCACGCTGGCGACGAATTGGAGCTTTTGCTGCATGCCCCGGCTGAGGTCACGGACCTTGCGTTCGGCCCACTCGTCGAGCCCCACGCGCTCCAGCCACGCTTTCGCCCTTCGGCGGGCGAGGGTGCGAGAGACGTTCTTCAGCTCCGCCAGATAGGTGAGCACGTCCAACACCTTGATGTCTCGGTAGAGGCCGCGCTCCTCTGGCAGGTAGCCGATACGCTCTCGTGCCACGCCGGGGGGATACCCCAGGACGCGCACTTGTCCCGCGTCCGGTGCGAAGATGTCCATGATGATCCGGATGGTGGTTGTCTTGCCCGCTCCGTTCGGGCCTAGCAGACCAAAGATTTCCCCCTCATGTACCTCAAAGGATAGATCATCGACGGCGGTGAAGCCATTGTATCGTTTGGTCAGGTGGTGCACCTGAAGCATCATGGATGAGCTCCTGATGCCCGAAGACGGGGCTGTGTTGATCGCCAGGCAACGGTGAACCCCACACCCCTATTCTAGCCCAGTATGCAAAATGATGCAACGTTTTGTTGTCGTCAGGAGGTCGGCGCGTGGCGCTCCCGTTGCCATCGATCCCGTCCCCTTGGGCGTCCTTAGGTTGTCCTTCCGAATCAGGCAACTCCATAGTATAACCGCGTGGCAATGGAAAAGCTGTTAGGCAGGTCTCAATGTGAGGGGTGGGGGGATTGCAAAATGCGTCTGGTTCGGGTAGACTCCCGGCGGTTGTATATCCACAGAGCATAGGAGGTTCCCCTATGAACGCGCAGGGGCCGGTTCGTGTGTGCCTCATCGGATGCGGAGGGATGGCCCGCCATCATGTGCGGACGATGTTGCAGCAGGCGGACCGCACCGAGATCGTGGTGGCGTGTGATCCATCGCCGGAGGCTTACGAGGCCATGGCTGACGTCTTTCGTGTGGTCGGGTTGGAGCCGCCGCCGAACCAGCCGGACCTGGAGCGGCTTCTGGCTGACTATGGCGATCGTCTGGACGCTGCGCTCATCGCCACGCCGCACGCGTATCACCACGACCAGGCGCGGGCATGTCTGGAGGCGGGATTGGATGTCCTGCTGGAGAAGCCCATGGTGATGAACGCTGCCGAGGCACGCAGCCTCATCGATGTGCGCGATCGCACTGGGAAGCTGTTGGTGGTGGCCTTCCCCGGTAGCCTCTCGCCCCAAATCCGCACGGCCGTGCGGATGATGCGTTCCGGGCAGTTGGGCGCTTTGCTGAGCATCAGCGCCGTCGTGTGGCAAGGGTGGGGGCCGGGCACCGTGGGGACGTGGAGGCAGCGGCCGGAGCTCTCCGGCGGGGGCTTTCTCTTTGATACAGGGGCTCACATGCTGAACACCGTCACAGACCTGGCGGGAGAGGATTTCGTCGAGGTGGCGGCCTGGCTGGATCAGCGCGGCCGGCCCGTGGACGTCATGGCGACCGTTATGGGGCGTTTGCGGTCTGGTCCCCTGGTCACCATGCATGGATGCGGTGAGGCGATCCCCTCCTGTGCTTCCGATGTGCGGGTCTTCTGCGAGCGGGGGATCCTCCGCACCGGCATATGGGGAGAGCGGCTGGAGTTGCAAGCCTATGGCGAATCGGAGCTCTCGCCGGTGGATGTGCCTCCGTCGTCGGGCGTGTGGGAGCAGTTCCTGGCTGTGCGTGATGGACGGATTCCCAATCCGTGCCCGCCGGAGGTCGGATTGCGCATGGCGAAGCTATGGGATGCCATCCGGGCGTCCGCCGCACAGGACGGAAAGCCGGTATCGTGTGGCTGACCGCTCTCGGAGGCGGTCGAGACCGACATGTGCTTGCTTAGCGCGCGTCCTATGCGGTAGGAGGGGATCCGGCCTGGGATGACTCTATCGCCGGGATGCGGGAAAGGCGGCTCGCGGCATGTCCGCTCATTCCACGAAGATCTCGACGTGCTCGCCTTCCTCCTCATCCAATACATCGATGATCTTGCCCGATGTGCCGGACCGGATGATCTCGGCGACCTCCTCCAGGCGGATCCCTTCCACCTCGGGTGCGAACCGTGCGCCGATCTTCAGGCCGGCGCTCACCAGGCCCAGAGGAATACTCACGCTTACCTTTTGCTTGCCTGTGGCCGTATCGGTGACCCGGATGCGGAACCAACGGGCGCCTGCTCCCGTCCCCGTTGGCTCCGAGGAGGGGCCGATTCTCTGCTCATCGGCCAACGCTGCCAGCAGGCGCGCCCCTTCCTCTGCCGTGATCTTGCCCTCTTCGACCATTTTCAGGATCTTTCGTCGCTCCTCTGCAGTGGCCATGATCTTCCTCCTGGTTGCCATGATCGTGTGCGTTGAGGCATCGTTGTGGTTCGGTGTCGGTTCTCATCGCTGTCGATACACGAGGGAACGGACATCGCTTATGATCCCCATGTGATTACCGACCCTCTCCCCGTAACAATCGCATCGCCTGCTCGTAGGTGATCTTTCCCTCATCCAGATCGTCCAGGATGCGTCGCCGTTCCTCCGGCGAGAGGGGGGAAGGCTCCTCCCGGCCCGGCTCGTAGCCCAACGCCCGGATGACCTCGTGCAGGCGGCTGCGGATCGTCGGATAGGAGAGGCCGAGCTCCTCCTGCATCCGGGTGAGCTTTCCCTCGCATCGGATGAAGGTCTCGACGAACCGGAGCTGTTCCAACGTCAGTTTTGAGAACGGCCCGCCGCTGAAATGGCCCTCGATCGTGGCGTCGCACTCGGGGCAGTAGAGCCTGGTGACGGTGATCTCACCGCCACATAGCGGGCATTGGGTGGGTAGAGGCCTCATGTGCGTTTCTCCTAGCTCCATCAAGCTTTCATTTGGACTCGCGCCTTGATGGTTTTTAGGTTTGGGTTGATTATCTGATTGCATTATACCGTTTGTGTTTCGATTTGTCAATGTGAGTTTTTGATTTGTTGATCTTTCGTTGGTTGTGATCTTGGGTCTGGGGTGGGGCTCAAGGCTCAAGCTCGTTGGGGGACCGTCGCTTTGCGGCGCTTAAGGCGGCATGCTATACTGCGGCTTGCGTGAGGAGGTGGCGAGGATGAGTGTGCCAACCGTTGAGGATGTACTGGAGACGATCCGGGCCCGTGTGGCGATGCTGTCGATCGGGTTGCTGGCCTGTCTGGCGCTTCTTCTGTGGCTTTCCCCGGCGGAGCAGACGCTGGGACAGATCGTCAAGCTGGTTTATCTGCACGGCGCTCTGGTCCGCACGGCAGCGCTGCTGCTGGTGATCAGCCTGCCGATCAATTTGGTGGCATTGGTGGAGCCGCGATCCGCATGGGCGCTCTGGGGGAAGGCGCTCGTCGGGACGATCGTCGTCGTGTGGCTGCTGCACACCCTCTTCAGCATGGTGACGACCTATGCGGCCTGGGGTGTGCCCATCGCCTGGTTTGAGCCGAGGACCCGGTTTACCTTCGCCTTTGCCGGGGGGCTGCTGGCCATGTTGGCGGTGGTGTACATCGTGGCAGACGATCGCTTCACCCATGCCGTGTTTGCGGCGCTAGCCGGTGTCGCCCTGCTGTTGATGCCCCGGCTGGGGGTGATCCAACATCCCTTAAACCCGATCGGCACCTCTCCCTCCGTGGCGATCCGGGCTTTCTACGTGGGGATTCTGCTCGTGTCCCTGGCCCTGGCCGGCCTTTTGGTGATCGAGCTAGAGGCCTGGCTACATGCCAGGCTCCTCTCTCGGTGAGGATATTCGCCTTCGCAGCATCTCCGCCTCCCTGGGGGCCAGGATATGATGCCCCTTTGGGGTGAAGAGCCAGAAGGCCCCACATCCTTGTTGCAGCGGATTGCATCGCGCCAGGGAGATCGCTCCCTCGGGTGTGGCGAGTCGGACCACTGCGGTGGTAGGGGTATGGCAGGTGGGGCATGGCTCACCTGGCGTGCCCTTTGCCCAAGGAGAGCAAGGGGGGCGAGGGCGAAGTATCCGCCGGATGGCCGACAGATATCGTTGCCAGGTGGGTTGAGAGCTCCTGAGAGGAGCGGGCGGTATGGGTGGGGGATAGGACTCCTTCGGCTGGGCGGTGTGATGTCCGCACCCCGGGGTCGTGATGTTCACCACGTCGAGCGAGGGGGTGAGCGCCCTGTCCGGGAGGGGATCGGTCCATGTGCAGTATCCGGCCCAGCCGCCGGACATCTGCCAGGACATGCCGGAGAAGCGGAACCGCTGGCAGGTGCCGCACAGGAGCGGCGTGATGTGGCCGGGAAGTGCCTCTATGAGCTGGCGCAGGGCTGCGTCGCCGGCCAGTATCCCTCCCAGTGTGTGCTCTTTTGGGTCGCGTGCTCGGGGGTGAACCGAGAATCGCTGCTTGCCGATCTGGAGAGTCCACTCCTCGTTGATGGTGAGGATGGCTGGCTGGAGTCGTTCGCCGCAAAGGGCTTGGATCTGGTATCGACGCATCGTCCCTCCGACATATCCCGAGCTACCCGTGGTAGAGGATGATCTCGCATGCCCTCTCCGGCTGCTGGGATCTGTCGCCATTAAAGGTAGCCGGACGGTGTTGCACAGGGGTAAAAGGCTTGTAATCGAAGTGCAAAAGCGGGTGAGAAACGAAGGGCTCCCCACCACGGGATGGGGAGCCTTTGATCTTCTCGGGGTCTGGGCGGAGGGCGGGGATCCGGGCTTCTTGAGCGGGATTTTTCAGGCGAACAACACCGACGCCAGCTTGTTGCGATATTCCCGCGCCAGCGGGTGATCTCCGAGCTGATCGAAGATGTGCAGCATGGCCTGGCGGGCGCCGTCGTCGTGGAACTTGCGATCCCGCCGCACGATCTCCAGGTAGTGCTCCAGCGCCTCCTCGTAGCGTCCCTGAGTGGTGAGCAGGCTGGCCAGCTTGTAACGCGCCTCCAGATCGTCGGGCGCCTCGGCGATGCGAGCTCGGAGGCTGCTCTCGTCCGCGTCCCCGATCTCCTTGCGCAGCTCGATCTCTTGCCTCAGGCGTGTGGCCTCATGTCCCTCCGGGGTGGCGGCAGGGACGCGCCGAAACACCTCCAGCGCCTCGTCCTCTCGTCCCTGCTGTAGCAATGCCTGTCCGAGTCCCAGAAGCCCTGCCGGGTGATCGGGGTTCTGGGTCAGCACCTCTCGGAATTTCGCCTCGGCCTCGGCCAGCTTCCCCGCTTGAAGTAGCGCTCGTCCCTCGGCCGCCTTCATATCCAGCTCGTCAGGCAAGATCTGCTCGATGAACTGGCGCACGGCCGGCTGGGGCTGCGCGCCTACGAACTCCGCCACCACCCGGCCGTCTCGGAACGCCTTCACGGCCGGGATGCCCTGCACGCCGAACTGGGCGGCCAGGCGGGGGTTTTCGTCCACGTTCAGCTCGGCGAGGATGAACCGCCCGCCGTACTCCTGCGCCAGGCTCTCCAGGATGGGGCTGAGCATCCGGCAGGGGCCGCACCAGGGCGCCCAGAAATCCACCACCACCGGCACCTCGTGGGACCGCTCAACGACATCCCTTTGGAAGGTCTGTTCATTTACCTTGATGATCGTCTGATTCCCTGTAGCCATCGCGTTCACCATCGTTTCCTTTCTGCAAGTTCGCCTTAGTTCACCCAATATATACGGCTTCTTTTGTAGAACCACCCTATATCTTGGTGTGGGTGGCGAAAGGCGCTGCCTTCTGCCGCCTG
This region of Chloroflexota bacterium genomic DNA includes:
- a CDS encoding B12-binding domain-containing radical SAM protein; protein product: MADGTRILFVLRKIDYEPQGIMQLAAVLKAAGHEVGLTAASHEDPVKAAVRFRPDVLAYSVFTGSQREYLALNARLKEATGAISVFGGPHPTFFPEFIEEDGVDILCIGEGERPLCDLADALARGSPITDIPNLWVKQNGQIHRNPVRPLIGDLDALPLPDRELVYRKDRFTRESGLKHFVASRGCPYQCTFCFNQAMTEIYGPPWRRVRRRSVDHVLEEIDQVRSRYPLAFVVFLDDLFIVPRDWLEEFARVYPRRIGLPFFCNVRANLVDEDLVRLLKSAGCVSVGMGIETGDDRLRNLVLKRHLSRDQIIRAADLIHDAGIALITTNMLGLPTGTLADDFKTLELNIACRAQYANAFLYQPYPRTELGEFARKAGLLDESVDAISTSAWDRSILHFPSPRHRRMTENLVRLFALAVAFPRLTAWLRALIALPRNPVYWLAYKLWKGYAIKRWIHPYRASPREFLETVIRFMRFD
- a CDS encoding zinc-binding alcohol dehydrogenase gives rise to the protein MQAQRLLCRAIRQIEWETYELPDRPGPHEILIRSACSLISAGTEIAIYSGTHIGYTLPNAPFPRLPLPLGYALTGTIQAIGEDVTGWAIGDRVLAAAPHGDWALCDVRTTLVRPLPLGVSMAQGALARLGGISLMGVRQARISLGETVVVLGLGLIGQLAAQLSRLSGARPVIGVDPIPARVRIAGDHGIHAINPDEVSPHSIVSEMTGGRMAEVVIEATGNPTVIATALELAAEGGRVVLLGSPRGKADIDVYSTVHRRGITLIGAHERLAAHAYTSQDPWTRERNQDLILGLLADGSLQSDGLIRHHIRPEEVPATYEALIKRPADFLGVLIVWDPDQMP
- a CDS encoding ABC transporter permease, translating into MHKVWIIARHEYLVNIRRPGFIIMTILIPVLSIIGLVIAAFFSGPATAFLEQHFSMEPDNIGVVDHLGAFTPILPAYQDRFHLFPNEEEGRQAVLSDKVTTLLIIPKDYMTSGEVLVYSKGSGFSAAVLEDSTLVRKFFVDHLLRDDLSPTLRERLADPIRAVTINPEEGYPQGGPLSTALNIIVPFFLGILLVMTIFVSSGYLLRGIAEEKTDRIIEILLSSVTPWELLAGKVIGLGALGLTQVIVWLSLTLGLSGGALTLLGVAVSLLSRPEVFILGLVYYLLGFLVYAVLLGAIGSLGSTMHESQQLAGIFSLTAAIPMMLSGFMFSDPNMMLARVLSWFPLTASTMMLIRLPMTEVPTVDIVGSLAILIATIPAVLWVGSKMFRMGLLMYGKRPTLSQVIRALREA
- a CDS encoding ATP-binding cassette domain-containing protein, with the translated sequence MMLQVHHLTKRYNGFTAVDDLSFEVHEGEIFGLLGPNGAGKTTTIRIIMDIFAPDAGQVRVLGYPPGVARERIGYLPEERGLYRDIKVLDVLTYLAELKNVSRTLARRRAKAWLERVGLDEWAERKVRDLSRGMQQKLQFVASVAHNPDLIILDEPFQGLDPVNVGLIKQLIRELQEEGKTIVLSAHQMNLVEALCNRIVLINRGKAVLYGSLSEIKRRYAPRAVRLRTPAELGALPGVARIERHENTYLLTLEDISPQELLRTLVARDIPIESFEVATMPLEEIFIALVKEGGHA
- a CDS encoding Gfo/Idh/MocA family oxidoreductase, with product MNAQGPVRVCLIGCGGMARHHVRTMLQQADRTEIVVACDPSPEAYEAMADVFRVVGLEPPPNQPDLERLLADYGDRLDAALIATPHAYHHDQARACLEAGLDVLLEKPMVMNAAEARSLIDVRDRTGKLLVVAFPGSLSPQIRTAVRMMRSGQLGALLSISAVVWQGWGPGTVGTWRQRPELSGGGFLFDTGAHMLNTVTDLAGEDFVEVAAWLDQRGRPVDVMATVMGRLRSGPLVTMHGCGEAIPSCASDVRVFCERGILRTGIWGERLELQAYGESELSPVDVPPSSGVWEQFLAVRDGRIPNPCPPEVGLRMAKLWDAIRASAAQDGKPVSCG
- a CDS encoding DUF2089 domain-containing protein, giving the protein MATAEERRKILKMVEEGKITAEEGARLLAALADEQRIGPSSEPTGTGAGARWFRIRVTDTATGKQKVSVSIPLGLVSAGLKIGARFAPEVEGIRLEEVAEIIRSGTSGKIIDVLDEEEGEHVEIFVE
- a CDS encoding DUF2089 domain-containing protein — its product is MRPLPTQCPLCGGEITVTRLYCPECDATIEGHFSGGPFSKLTLEQLRFVETFIRCEGKLTRMQEELGLSYPTIRSRLHEVIRALGYEPGREEPSPLSPEERRRILDDLDEGKITYEQAMRLLRGEGR
- the trxA gene encoding thioredoxin, giving the protein MATGNQTIIKVNEQTFQRDVVERSHEVPVVVDFWAPWCGPCRMLSPILESLAQEYGGRFILAELNVDENPRLAAQFGVQGIPAVKAFRDGRVVAEFVGAQPQPAVRQFIEQILPDELDMKAAEGRALLQAGKLAEAEAKFREVLTQNPDHPAGLLGLGQALLQQGREDEALEVFRRVPAATPEGHEATRLRQEIELRKEIGDADESSLRARIAEAPDDLEARYKLASLLTTQGRYEEALEHYLEIVRRDRKFHDDGARQAMLHIFDQLGDHPLAREYRNKLASVLFA